From Cucumis melo cultivar AY chromosome 1, USDA_Cmelo_AY_1.0, whole genome shotgun sequence, a single genomic window includes:
- the LOC103495187 gene encoding uncharacterized protein LOC103495187 isoform X2 yields the protein METGHNGYKLRCELTGHEDDVRGICVCGNEGIATSSRDKTVRFWNSDGRKYVESKILLGHTSFVGPLAWISPDEEFPEGGIVSGGMDTLVIVWDMRTGEKVQTLKGHQQQVTGITLDNGDIVSSSVDCTLRRWRNGQVLEFWGAHNAAIQSVIKLPSGVLVTGSSDASLKLWRGKSCLKTLLGHTDTVRSLSVMSDLGVLSASHDGSIRLWALSGEPLMEMVGHTSIVYSVDSHASGLIVSGSEDCSAKIWKDGICVQSIEHPGCVWDAKFLENGDIVTACSDGVARVWTADQERIADPQELESFASRLSQYKLKRKRVGGLKLEELPGMDALQIPGTSNGQTKVIREGDNGVAYSWNLNDYKWDKIGEVVDGPDDGGRKPVLDGVEYDYVFDVDIGDGEPIRKLPYNLADDPYTAADKWLLKEDLPLVYRQQVVDFILQNSEKKNFVLDPSFRDPYTGSSAYVPGGPSNVSAESRKPIFKHIPKKGVLVFDVAQFDGILKKIVEFNNALLADPEKKNYALPELQVLRLSAIVKILKDTSHYHSTKLADADVMLLLNLLRSWPRESLFPVIDMLRMIVLHPDGAILLLKFIDSDGILLELIQKVTMAPVIAANILTSIRLIANLFKNSGYYNWLQKHRSEILDAFSSCYSSANKAVQLSFSTLILKVKFFQLHLRLQKRKILKLIQSSGPWLPLDL from the exons ATGGAGACGGGCCACAATGGCTACAAATTGCGGTGCGAGCTCACTGGCCACGAGGACGAC GTTCGGGGAATTTGCGTCTGCGGAAATGAGGGAATTGCCACTTCGTCCAGGGACAAAACTGTGCGGTTTTGGAATTCGGATGGACGGAAGTATGTAGAATCGAAAATCTTGCTGGGGCATACGAGTTTTGTGGGTCCTTTGGCTTGGATTTCGCCAGATGAGGAGTTTCCGGAGGGGGGAATTGTGTCCGGTGGAATGGATACACTCGTCATTGTTTGGGACATGAGGACGGGTGAGAAGGTGCAGACTCTTAAGGGCCATCAACAGCAAGTTACTGGCATTACGTTGGATAATGGTGACATTGTGTCATCCTCCGTTGACTG TACTTTAAGGCGATGGAGAAATGGCCAAGTGTTGGAGTTTTGGGGTGCTCATAATGCTGCAATTCAATCAGTTATAAAGCTTCCATCAGGCGTGCTGGTCACAG GTTCAAGTGATGCAAGTTTGAAGCTTTGGAGAGGGAAATCATGTTTGAAGACACTTTTAGGACATACAG ATACTGTTCGAAGTTTATCAGTGATGTCCGATCTGGGAGTGCTATCTGCATCTCATGATGG TTCCATTAGGTTATGGGCACTAAGTGGTGAACCATTGATGGAGATGGTTGGTCACACTTCCATTGTGTATTCAGTGGATTCACATGCTTCCGGACTCATTGTTAGTGGGAGTGAAGATTGTTCAGCAAAGATATGGAAAG ATGGTATTTGTGTCCAGAGCATTGAGCATCCTGGTTGCGTTTGGGATGCCAAGTTTTTGGAAAACGGAGATATTGTCACAGCTTGTTCCGATGGAGTAGCACGTGTCTGGACTGCAGATCAGGAAAGAATTGCTGATCCCCAAGAATTGGAGTCATTTGCTTCCAGACTGTCTCAGTATAAGTTGAAGAG GAAGAGGGTTGGAGGATTGAAACTGGAAGAATTACCTGGGATGGATGCTTTACAAATTCCAG GAACCAGCAATGGACAGACAAAAGTTATTAGAGAGGGAGATAATGGTGTTGCTTATTCATGGAATTTAAATGATTACAAATGGGATAAG ATTGGTGAAGTTGTTGATGGACCTGACGATGGTGGGAGGAAACCTGTTCTTGATGGAGTCGAATATGATTATG TGTTTGATGTTGACATTGGAGATGGTGAGCCTATTCGCAAATTGCCTTACAATTTAGCAG ATGATCCATATACTGCTGCTGACAAGTGGCTTCTCAAAGAGGATCTTCCTCTCGTCTATCGGCAACAAGTGGTTGACTTCATACTTCAAAATTCtgaaaaaaagaattttgtCCTTGATCCATCATTTCGGGATCCTTACACTGGCT CTAGTGCTTATGTGCCTGGTGGGCCTTCAAATGTTTCAG CTGAATCTCGGAAACCTATTTTCAAGCACATCCCTAAG AAAGGGGTCCTTGTCTTTGATGTTGCTCAGTTTGATGGGATACTAAAAAAGATTGTTGAGTTCAACAATGCGCTGCTTGCTGATCCG gaaaagaagaacTATGCCTTGCCAGAGCTTCAGGTTTTGAGACTCAGTGCTATTGTCAAAATTTTGAAGGATACATCACATTATCATTCTACCAAATTGGCAGATGCTGATGTTATGTTGTTATTGAATTTGCTCAGATCATGGCCTCGTGAATCATTGTTTCCAG TTATTGACATGCTACGGATGATTGTTCTGCACCCTGATGGAGCAATACTGCTTTTGAAATTTATTGATTCTGATG GTATTCTTCTGGAACTGATTCAGAAGGTTACAATGGCACCAGTGATTGCTGCAAATATTTTGACAAGCATACGACTCATAGCTAATCTATTCAAGAATTCTGGGTATTACAACTGGTTGCAGAAACATCGTAGTGAG ATTCTTGATGCATTTTCAAGTTGTTACTCATCTGCTAATAAGGCCGTACAACTATCTTTTTCAACACTAATTCTCAA